The DNA segment gggcggtgacgtcacccttgtttgggagtgaggacattggcaaccctactaatacgggacaagggcggtcccgtacgggacaaaccaacttagcccaaagtacaggatgtcccggctaataggggacagttggcaaccctagaatgtggaggcagaggaatgaggagacggagaggaggagggggagggggaggagggtcggGGTTGGTGTGGACGAGGAGGGACAGTAGGAAAGGACTGAGGAGAGATTCCTCACGGCTGCCACAGGTGACCGGTCGGGGAAACAGTTGACGGGCTGGGCCACGATGCTGGGGTTGTCACGAAGCCAGTCCCTCAGGTAGAAGATGGAGGGGCAGTCACACCTCCAGGGGTTCTCCCCCAGATGGATCTGCTCCAACCTCCCCAGAGGTCCAAGGAGCCCGTCGCTCAGCCCGCCCAACCTGTTGAAGTCCAGGTGCAGGAGGGTGAGATGGGCCAGGTCTCGGAAGAGCGGGGCGGGCAGGGTGGACAATTGGTTGCGGTCCAGGTGGAGCTCCTCCAGGCTGTGCTGGCCGGCGAAGCTACCGGGCTCCAGGGTGGAGAGATAGTTGTTGTGGAGGAGCAGCTTCTGCAGGTGGCCCAGCTGGGAGAAGACATCAGCGGGCAGGTGGTGGAGGTGGTTGAACTGGAGCTGGAGAATCTCCAGCCTGTGCAGGTCATGGAAGGTGGTTGCCCGCACCATGGACAACCGGTTGCCCTCCAGATGCAGCTCCCTCAGCTTCTTCAGGTCCTTGAAGGCTCCATGGGAGATGGACGACAGGGCGTTGCCGTTCAGTTGAAGCTCCTTCAGGTTGACCAGACCCTCAAAGACGTCGTGATGGAGATGGGACAGCTGGTTCTGGCTGAGCTGGAGAATGCGGAGCTCCACCAAGCTGCCAAAGaccctcctggggagggaggagatgcAGTTCTGGTCCAGTTGAAGTTCTTTCAGGTGGACCAGATGATGGAAGGCCTTCTTTGGGATGGCCTCCAACTGGTTGTTATCGAGGTACAAAGTCCTCAAACGGGTCAGACCTTCGAAGATCCTCTCAGGCAGCTCAACGAGGAGATTGTTGTCCAACTGAAGCTCCCTCAGCTCTGACTGACCCCGGAAGACGTCTGGAGGGAGGGACGAGATCTGGTTGTTGTCCAAGTGCAGCTCCTTCAGGTTGAGGAGGCCGAGGAAGATGGTGTCAGGCAGGGACTGGATGCCACTGTTGAACAGGTTCAGGAGGGTCAGATTCCGGAGCGTTTGAAAGGCTTGGGGAGGAAGGGTGGTGAGGTTGTTTGAGTTCAGGTCCAGGCGCCTGAGCTTGGTGAGGTTGTAGAAGGGATCTTCCGCCAGGCCAGTGAGCCCATTGGCGCTGACGTCCAACAAGGTCAGATCTGCAAAGGTGGACAGAAATCCAGGAAGGAACCCGATTTGATTATTATTCAAGTAGAGATTCTTCAGTGATTTCAGGTGCCCCATCACTTCCTCGGAAACCATTTGGATGCGGTTGTTGGCAAAGCTTAAAATCTGCAGTTGGTCCAGCCCGTCTAGGGACCCCCTGGTGAGGGCGGAGATGTTGTTACTGCGGAGGTACAACTGCGTCAGGCCCCCCAGGCCCTGGAAGGAACCAGGCCGGATCTCGCTGATCTGGTTGGCGTTGAGTTGGAGCAAGTCCAGTTGACCCAGCTCACTGAAGACCCCGGGGGCAATGGTGGCGATCCGATTCAAGCTCAGCATCAACAGGCGGAGATGGGGGAGGCCGGAGAAGACCCCCGGCTCCAGCGAGACGAGGAGGTTGCCATTCAGATACAGCTCCTCCAGTTTGATGAGCGTCTTCAAGCATCCCGGAGCCAGGGACGATATGAGGTTGCTGTTGAGGAAAAGCCTCGTCAACTGGGTCAGGAGCTCCAGCCCTTGGGTGGGGATGGAAGTGAGAAGGTTGTGGCTGAGATCGAGGACCAGGAGAGACTCGCTGGGAAGAGGACCTGATGCATCTCCAGATGAGAAATCCATTGGGAGGACGGTGGAGATGTTGTTGTGCTGCAAGTACAGTTCTTGGACGCCCAGAGGCAGGTTCCTGGGAACCTTGGCCAGCGACTTGCTAATGCACCACACTGTCTTCTGGCTGCCCTCAGGGCAACTGCAGGTGTCACAGAGGTTGGCAGTGGAGGTGTCCGCCAAGGATATCAGAAGCCCCAgcagggcagtgaggtacaggcGAAGTCTCGCCATTTGGAGGAATGGTCCCACTGAAAGATCAAGAGACAAGGAGTGTTTCATTGTGTAGgataataaactgcagatgctggtttaaatcgaaggtagacacaaactgctggagtaactcagcgggacgggcagcatctctggagagaaggaatgggtgacgtagaaacgtagaaacatagaaaataggtgcaggaggaggccatttggcccttcgagccagcaccgccattcattgcgatcatggctgatcatccacaatcagtaacccgtgcctgcctgctccccatatcccttgattccactagcccccagagccttgtacagggccttggtgagaccgcacctggagtattgtgtacagttttggtctcctaatctgaggaaagacattctagccttagagggagtacagagaaggttcaccagattgatccctgggacggcaggactttcatatgaagaaagactgggtagactaggcttgtactcgctggaatttagaagactgaggggggatcttatagaaacatataaaattcttaaggggttggagaggctagatgcgggaagattgttcccgatgttggggaagtccagaaccaggggtcacggcttaaggataagggggacgtcttttaggaccgagatgagaaaacatttcttcacacagagagtggtgaatctgtggaattctctgccacagaaggtagttgaggccacttcattggctatatttaagagggagttagatgtggcccttgtggctaaagggatcagggggtatggagagaaggcaggtacgggatactgagttggatgatcagccatgatcatattgaaaggcggtgcaggctcgaagggccgaatggcctactcctgcacctattttctatgtttctatgtttctaactctcttctttagactgatgtcagaggagggggcaggactttatcccctgacatcagtctgaagaagggtctggacccgaaacatcacccattctttctctccacagatgctgcctgacccgctgagttactccagcattttgtgtctacctttgatttaaaccagcatctgcagttattttcctacacacctgtaccctacacacctgtaccctacacacctgtacctacacacctgtaccctacacacctgtaccctacacacctgtaccctacacacctgtaccctacacacctgtaccctacacacctgtaccctacacacctgtaccctacacacctgtaccctacacactgggaacaatttacagaagccaattgatctacagacacgcacgtctttggagtgtgggaggaaacccacgcggccacagggagaatgtacaaatgccgTACaaaatcccgactacaggcgctgtctgtacggagtttgtacgttctccccgtgacctgcgtgggttttctccgggtgctccggtttcctcccacactccaaaagacatgcggggtttgtaggttaattggcttctgtaaaaaatggtaaattgtccccagtgtgtgtaggatagtgtttatgtgcggggatcgctggtcggcacggactcggtgggccgaagggcctgtttccgcactgtatctctaaacgaaactaaagggcTTGGGGTCACCATGCCTCAAtacacaatatacaataggtgcaggaggaggccattcagcccttcgagccagcaccaccattcaatgtgatcatggctgatcattctcaatcagtaccccgttcctgccctctccccataccctccgactccgctatccttaagagctctacctagctcaaAAAGTGTGTCAGAAGAAGTCTCACTAGACTCAGTCATGGAGTAGAAATAAggaagggttactccagcattttgtgaataaatactcatggttcaatggttctttacagTCACAAATACCGAGGTACAGACATTATTttcatagaaatagtccactcagACCATCCACAAGAGTCGCCTGCTTTTGACGCCATTTGCGAAGTCACAGTTGCCTTAACGGGGCggcgcggtggagcagcgggtagagctgctgcctcacggcgccagagacccgggttccatcccgactacgggcgctgtctgtacggagtttgtacgttctccccgcgacctgcgtgggttttctccgggcgctccggtttcctcccacactccaaagacatgcagttgttttccgtggagcagagaaggctgagaggggacatgatcgaggtggacaagatcatgaggggcatagataaggtagatggcggggaacttcttccactggtggaaggttcaacaacgaggggacatagatacagggtaaggggagggaggtttcaggggggatgtgagaaagtactttttcacccagagggtggttggagtctggaactcactgcctggggtggtggtggaggcgggaacactcacaacgtttaagaggcatttggatgggcac comes from the Rhinoraja longicauda isolate Sanriku21f chromosome 41, sRhiLon1.1, whole genome shotgun sequence genome and includes:
- the LOC144611713 gene encoding uncharacterized protein LOC144611713, with the translated sequence MARLRLYLTALLGLLISLADTSTANLCDTCSCPEGSQKTVWCISKSLAKVPRNLPLGVQELYLQHNNISTVLPMDFSSGDASGPLPSESLLVLDLSHNLLTSIPTQGLELLTQLTRLFLNSNLISSLAPGCLKTLIKLEELYLNGNLLVSLEPGVFSGLPHLRLLMLSLNRIATIAPGVFSELGQLDLLQLNANQISEIRPGSFQGLGGLTQLYLRSNNISALTRGSLDGLDQLQILSFANNRIQMVSEEVMGHLKSLKNLYLNNNQIGFLPGFLSTFADLTLLDVSANGLTGLAEDPFYNLTKLRRLDLNSNNLTTLPPQAFQTLRNLTLLNLFNSGIQSLPDTIFLGLLNLKELHLDNNQISSLPPDVFRGQSELRELQLDNNLLVELPERIFEGLTRLRTLYLDNNQLEAIPKKAFHHLVHLKELQLDQNCISSLPRRVFGSLVELRILQLSQNQLSHLHHDVFEGLVNLKELQLNGNALSSISHGAFKDLKKLRELHLEGNRLSMVRATTFHDLHRLEILQLQFNHLHHLPADVFSQLGHLQKLLLHNNYLSTLEPGSFAGQHSLEELHLDRNQLSTLPAPLFRDLAHLTLLHLDFNRLGGLSDGLLGPLGRLEQIHLGENPWRCDCPSIFYLRDWLRDNPSIVAQPVNCFPDRSPVAAVRNLSSVLSYCPSSSTPTPTLLPLPLLLSVSSFLCLHILGLPTVPY